A genomic window from Macaca thibetana thibetana isolate TM-01 chromosome 16, ASM2454274v1, whole genome shotgun sequence includes:
- the LOC126939303 gene encoding TBC1 domain family member 3B-like isoform X1, whose amino-acid sequence MGPSPLAGGHYSTCWGRMVIIEDADSLWAQERENIIMNYEKGHRARLPEDMGPEPVGIYNNIDRFGIVHETELPPATAREVKQMRREITRKSKWMEMLGHWETYKNSEKLIDRVYKGIPMNIRGQVWSVLLNIQEVKSKNPRTYKVMKEKGKRSSEHIHQIDVDLSRTLRTHIFFRDRYGTKQRELFYILLAYSEYNPEVGYCRDLSHIAALFLLYLPEEDAFWALVQLLASERHSLQGFHSPNGGTVQGLQDHQEHVVPTSQHKTRWHLDKEGLCVQDSSLGWLLQMLNDGISLGLTLRLWDVYLLEGEQVLMPMRSIAFKVQRKRLMKTSRSGLWARFRNQFFHTWELDDDSVLKHLRASTKKLTRKQGDLPPPAKPEQGSSAPRPVLTSSGRMTHCKGDRQTPPGPPARFQRPIWLVSPPWAPRSSTSCPGVAVREDTYPVGTQDVPSPVPAQGRPQGSWRFLEWNSMPRLPTDLDVGGPWFPHYDFEQSCWVRVPSECVLDSPGTVGQGQLEKPAGTLTPGLAQAHQD is encoded by the exons ATGGGCCCTTCACCCTTGGCAGGTGGACACTATTCAACCTGCTGGGGCAG GATGGTAATCATAGAGGATGCAGATAGTTTGTGGGCACAGGAGCGAGAGAATATCATCATGAACTATGAGAAG GGACACCGAGCCAGGTTGCCAGAGGACATGGGGCCTGAGCCTGTTGGAATCTACAACAACATTGATCGCTTTGGGATTGTGCA TGAGACAGAGCTGCCTCCTGCCACTGCTCGGGAGGTGAAG CAAATGCGGCGGGAGATAACACGAAAGAGCAAGTGGATGGAAATGCTGGGACACTGGGAGACATATAAGAACAGTGAAAAG CTGATAGATCGAGTATATAAGGGCATTCCCATGAACATCCGGGGCCAAGTGTGGTCAGTCCTGCTGAACATACAGGAAGTCAAGTCGAAAAACCCCAGAACATACAAG GTCATGAAGGAGAAGGGCAAGAGGTCATCTGAACACATCCACCAGATCGATGTGGACTTGAGCAGGACATTAAGGACTCACATCTTCTTCAGGGATCGATACGGAACCAA GCAGCGGGAACTATTCTACATCCTGCTGGCATATTCGGAGTATAACCCG GAGGTGGGCTACTGCAGGGACCTGAGCCACATCGCGGCCTTGTTCCTCCTTTATCTGCCTGAGGAGGATGCATTCTGGGCACTGGTGCAGCTGCTGGCCAGTGAGAGGCACTCCCTGCAGG GATTCCACAGCCCAAATGGCGGGACAGTCCAGGGCCTCCAAGACCATCAGGAGCATGTGGTCCCCACGTCACAACACAAGACCAGGTGGCATCTG GACAAGGAAGGTCTTTGCGTGCAGGATTCCTCCTTAGGCTGGCTTCTCCAGATGTTGAATGACGGG ATCTCTCTTGGGCTCACCCTGCGCCTGTGGGACGTGTATTTGCTGGAAGGAGAACAGGTGTTGATGCCGATGAGAAGCATTGCCTTTAAAGTTCAGAGGA AGCGCCTCATGAAGACATCCAGGTCTGGCCTGTGGGCACGGTTTCGGAACCAGTTCTTCCATACCTGGGAGTTGGATGATGACTCTGTGCTCAAGCATCTTAGGGCCTCTACGAAGAAACTAACAAGGAAGCAAGGGGACCTGCCACCCCCAG CCAAACCCGAGCAAGGGTCCTCGGCACCGAGGCCTGTGCTGACTTCAAGTGGCAGAATGACCCACTGCAAGGGGGACAGGCAGACCCCTCCAGGCCCACCAGCCCGGTTCCAGCGGCCCATTTGGTTAGTTTCCCCACCATGGGCACCTCGTTCTTCCACATCTTGTCCTGGTGTGGCTGTCCGGGAAGACACCTACCCTGTGGGCACTCAGGATGTGCCCAGCCCGGTACCGGCTCAGGGAAGACCTCAGGGTTCCTGGAGATTCCTGGAGTGGAACTCGATGCCCCGGCTCCCGACGGACCTGGATGTAGGGGGCCCTTGGTTCCCCCATTATGATTTCGAACAGAGCTGCTGGGTCCGTGTCCCTTCTGAATGTGTCCTGGACAGCCCCGGGACTGTGGGACAGGGCCAGCTCGAGAAGCCCGCGGGGACCCTGACACCAGGCCTTGCCCAGGCCCATCAGGACTGA
- the LOC126939303 gene encoding TBC1 domain family member 3B-like isoform X2, translating to MGPSPLAGGHYSTCWGRMVIIEDADSLWAQERENIIMNYEKGHRARLPEDMGPEPVGIYNNIDRFGIVHETELPPATAREVKQMRREITRKSKWMEMLGHWETYKNSEKLIDRVYKGIPMNIRGQVWSVLLNIQEVKSKNPRTYKVMKEKGKRSSEHIHQIDVDLSRTLRTHIFFRDRYGTKQRELFYILLAYSEYNPEVGYCRDLSHIAALFLLYLPEEDAFWALVQLLASERHSLQGFHSPNGGTVQGLQDHQEHVVPTSQHKTRWHLISLGLTLRLWDVYLLEGEQVLMPMRSIAFKVQRKRLMKTSRSGLWARFRNQFFHTWELDDDSVLKHLRASTKKLTRKQGDLPPPAKPEQGSSAPRPVLTSSGRMTHCKGDRQTPPGPPARFQRPIWLVSPPWAPRSSTSCPGVAVREDTYPVGTQDVPSPVPAQGRPQGSWRFLEWNSMPRLPTDLDVGGPWFPHYDFEQSCWVRVPSECVLDSPGTVGQGQLEKPAGTLTPGLAQAHQD from the exons ATGGGCCCTTCACCCTTGGCAGGTGGACACTATTCAACCTGCTGGGGCAG GATGGTAATCATAGAGGATGCAGATAGTTTGTGGGCACAGGAGCGAGAGAATATCATCATGAACTATGAGAAG GGACACCGAGCCAGGTTGCCAGAGGACATGGGGCCTGAGCCTGTTGGAATCTACAACAACATTGATCGCTTTGGGATTGTGCA TGAGACAGAGCTGCCTCCTGCCACTGCTCGGGAGGTGAAG CAAATGCGGCGGGAGATAACACGAAAGAGCAAGTGGATGGAAATGCTGGGACACTGGGAGACATATAAGAACAGTGAAAAG CTGATAGATCGAGTATATAAGGGCATTCCCATGAACATCCGGGGCCAAGTGTGGTCAGTCCTGCTGAACATACAGGAAGTCAAGTCGAAAAACCCCAGAACATACAAG GTCATGAAGGAGAAGGGCAAGAGGTCATCTGAACACATCCACCAGATCGATGTGGACTTGAGCAGGACATTAAGGACTCACATCTTCTTCAGGGATCGATACGGAACCAA GCAGCGGGAACTATTCTACATCCTGCTGGCATATTCGGAGTATAACCCG GAGGTGGGCTACTGCAGGGACCTGAGCCACATCGCGGCCTTGTTCCTCCTTTATCTGCCTGAGGAGGATGCATTCTGGGCACTGGTGCAGCTGCTGGCCAGTGAGAGGCACTCCCTGCAGG GATTCCACAGCCCAAATGGCGGGACAGTCCAGGGCCTCCAAGACCATCAGGAGCATGTGGTCCCCACGTCACAACACAAGACCAGGTGGCATCTG ATCTCTCTTGGGCTCACCCTGCGCCTGTGGGACGTGTATTTGCTGGAAGGAGAACAGGTGTTGATGCCGATGAGAAGCATTGCCTTTAAAGTTCAGAGGA AGCGCCTCATGAAGACATCCAGGTCTGGCCTGTGGGCACGGTTTCGGAACCAGTTCTTCCATACCTGGGAGTTGGATGATGACTCTGTGCTCAAGCATCTTAGGGCCTCTACGAAGAAACTAACAAGGAAGCAAGGGGACCTGCCACCCCCAG CCAAACCCGAGCAAGGGTCCTCGGCACCGAGGCCTGTGCTGACTTCAAGTGGCAGAATGACCCACTGCAAGGGGGACAGGCAGACCCCTCCAGGCCCACCAGCCCGGTTCCAGCGGCCCATTTGGTTAGTTTCCCCACCATGGGCACCTCGTTCTTCCACATCTTGTCCTGGTGTGGCTGTCCGGGAAGACACCTACCCTGTGGGCACTCAGGATGTGCCCAGCCCGGTACCGGCTCAGGGAAGACCTCAGGGTTCCTGGAGATTCCTGGAGTGGAACTCGATGCCCCGGCTCCCGACGGACCTGGATGTAGGGGGCCCTTGGTTCCCCCATTATGATTTCGAACAGAGCTGCTGGGTCCGTGTCCCTTCTGAATGTGTCCTGGACAGCCCCGGGACTGTGGGACAGGGCCAGCTCGAGAAGCCCGCGGGGACCCTGACACCAGGCCTTGCCCAGGCCCATCAGGACTGA